A genomic region of Bernardetia sp. ABR2-2B contains the following coding sequences:
- the gyrA gene encoding DNA gyrase subunit A: protein MADIENDELLDDGNDNIIPVSIEDEMRTAYIDYSMSVIVSRALPDVRDGLKPVHRRVLYGMSDLGVYHNKAHKKSARIVGEVLGKYHPHGDSSVYETMVRMAQEWSLRYMLVDGQGNFGSIDGDNAAAMRYTEARMQRLAEEMLADLNKEVVDFIPNFDDSLTEPSVLPGKLPNLLVNGSAGIAVGMATNMAPHNLTEVIDGIIEYIKNPEITVEELTKFVTAPDFPTGGIIYGYTGVKKALETGRGRIVMRAVATIHTDKNNREQIIVTEVPYQTNKATLIEKTAAMVNEKRIEGISAIRDESDRKGLRIVYDIKRDAMANVVLNQLFKYTGLQTSFSVNNVALVKGRPRICNLRDLISYYVEHRHEIVVRRTEYDLREAKKRLHILEGLLKALDVIDLVIATIRSSKDAEEARNILTAQGQMNTESRFFKDITVPEGFVFDFSEIQAKEILGMRLQRLTGLERNKIQNEHDQLVLTVEDYEDILARVERRMEIITNELLELKEKYGDERRTQIVHSAEDIDIEDLIAEEEMVITISNEGYIKRTSLSEYKSQARGGKGSKGATTKADDFAEHLFVASTHNYLLIFTDHGKVYWQKVYAIPEGSKTSKGRPLQNLINIESGEKVQAVINVRNFKDEDYINNNNLIFCTKKGQIKKTILEAYSRPRQGGINAITINEGDALLDVRLTDGSNEIIMAVGSGRAIRFNETQVRTMGRTASGVRGISVKEGDEVIGMVCLNRPDSNLLVVSEKGYGKRSDIEDYRVIKRGGKGVTTLKITEKTGSLIAIKEVIDTDHLMISRKSGVMIRFAVSELRTMGRATQGVRLINLAAGDEIASVAKIEHIEEELDETILDEGMENPDGEVSSNLANEADNSANGNHPENNDTTTDENTDDVE from the coding sequence ATGGCAGATATAGAAAATGATGAGCTACTAGATGATGGAAATGATAATATCATTCCTGTAAGTATTGAAGACGAAATGCGAACGGCATACATTGATTATTCGATGTCTGTTATTGTTTCTCGTGCTTTACCTGATGTTCGTGATGGCTTGAAGCCCGTACACCGTAGAGTTTTGTACGGAATGTCAGATTTGGGAGTTTATCACAATAAGGCACACAAAAAATCGGCTCGTATTGTGGGTGAGGTTTTGGGTAAGTATCACCCTCACGGCGATTCATCAGTTTATGAAACGATGGTCAGAATGGCGCAAGAATGGTCGCTTCGTTATATGCTCGTTGATGGACAGGGAAATTTTGGTTCTATTGATGGCGATAATGCTGCAGCAATGCGTTATACAGAAGCTAGAATGCAACGCCTAGCAGAAGAAATGTTGGCAGATTTGAACAAAGAAGTAGTGGATTTTATTCCAAACTTTGATGATTCATTGACAGAACCTTCTGTTTTACCAGGAAAATTACCTAATCTTTTGGTCAATGGTTCGGCTGGTATTGCTGTCGGAATGGCAACCAACATGGCGCCTCACAACCTTACAGAAGTCATTGATGGAATAATTGAATACATCAAAAACCCAGAAATAACCGTTGAAGAACTGACAAAATTCGTAACTGCTCCCGATTTTCCAACAGGAGGAATTATTTATGGCTACACAGGTGTAAAGAAAGCATTAGAAACAGGTCGTGGAAGAATTGTGATGCGTGCCGTTGCAACTATTCATACAGACAAAAATAACCGTGAGCAGATTATCGTAACCGAAGTTCCTTATCAAACCAACAAAGCAACGCTGATTGAAAAAACGGCTGCAATGGTAAATGAAAAGCGTATTGAAGGAATTTCTGCTATCAGAGACGAATCAGATAGAAAAGGATTGCGTATCGTTTATGATATCAAGCGTGATGCAATGGCAAATGTAGTCTTGAATCAACTTTTCAAATATACAGGACTTCAAACTTCGTTTAGTGTAAATAATGTTGCGCTAGTAAAAGGTCGTCCAAGAATCTGTAATCTTAGAGATTTAATAAGTTATTACGTCGAACACAGACACGAAATTGTTGTTCGTAGAACAGAATACGACCTTAGAGAAGCTAAAAAGCGTCTTCATATTTTAGAAGGTCTTTTAAAAGCTCTTGATGTAATTGATTTAGTAATTGCAACTATTCGTAGCTCAAAAGATGCAGAAGAAGCAAGAAATATTTTGACAGCACAAGGACAAATGAATACGGAAAGTCGTTTCTTTAAAGATATTACTGTTCCAGAAGGTTTTGTATTTGATTTTTCAGAAATTCAAGCAAAAGAAATTTTGGGAATGCGCCTTCAACGTCTTACAGGATTGGAGCGTAATAAAATACAAAACGAACACGACCAATTAGTTCTTACTGTTGAGGATTACGAAGATATTTTGGCTAGAGTAGAGCGTCGTATGGAAATTATTACGAATGAATTACTTGAACTTAAAGAAAAATATGGTGATGAGCGCAGAACTCAAATCGTTCATAGCGCAGAAGATATTGATATTGAAGATTTGATTGCCGAAGAAGAAATGGTAATTACTATTTCAAATGAAGGCTATATCAAACGTACTTCTTTATCTGAATACAAATCACAAGCTCGTGGTGGAAAAGGCTCAAAAGGAGCAACTACAAAAGCAGACGACTTTGCAGAACATTTATTTGTAGCTTCTACACACAATTACTTATTGATTTTTACTGACCACGGCAAAGTATATTGGCAAAAAGTATATGCTATTCCAGAAGGCTCAAAGACATCAAAAGGTCGTCCTCTTCAAAACCTTATCAATATTGAGTCTGGCGAAAAAGTACAGGCAGTCATCAATGTCAGAAACTTCAAAGATGAAGATTATATCAATAATAACAATCTAATTTTCTGTACCAAAAAAGGTCAAATCAAAAAGACTATTTTGGAAGCCTATTCTCGTCCACGCCAAGGAGGAATCAATGCCATTACCATCAATGAAGGCGATGCTCTTTTAGATGTTCGTCTGACAGATGGAAGCAACGAAATTATTATGGCTGTTGGTTCGGGTCGTGCTATTCGTTTTAATGAAACGCAAGTACGTACGATGGGAAGAACAGCATCAGGAGTTCGTGGAATTTCTGTAAAAGAAGGCGATGAAGTAATTGGAATGGTTTGTTTGAACCGTCCAGATTCAAATCTTTTAGTTGTTTCTGAAAAAGGTTATGGAAAACGCTCTGATATAGAAGATTATAGAGTTATCAAACGTGGTGGAAAAGGAGTTACAACACTCAAAATTACAGAAAAAACAGGTAGTTTGATTGCTATCAAAGAAGTAATTGATACCGACCATTTGATGATTAGTAGAAAGTCAGGAGTTATGATTCGCTTTGCTGTTTCCGAACTTCGTACTATGGGACGTGCTACACAAGGCGTTCGTTTGATTAATTTAGCTGCAGGAGATGAAATTGCTTCTGTTGCCAAAATTGAACATATAGAAGAAGAATTAGACGAAACTATATTAGACGAAGGAATGGAAAATCCAGATGGAGAAGTTTCTTCAAACCTTGCTAACGAAGCAGATAACTCAGCTAATGGAAATCACCCTGAAAACAATGATACAACAACTGACGAAAATACAGATGATGTAGAATAA